In Nitrospira sp. CR1.1, the following are encoded in one genomic region:
- the lepB gene encoding signal peptidase I: MKLFNVLSLLNVLKRAPTILDWLDRHRWTHVGLMLFCGAIVTAGVIAPWYEVAARMSGSWPHHNFFLIQKGQPVGRGDLVAFIMRRDYVERVQPGHLHRDYADVGNRWMKRIVGVPGDHIVIKEDEVYINGQSVGRGFGIDRYGQRIDLASLPEVIPEGEYYVALPHPRSFDSRYYGLIRKADILGTVTPLI, encoded by the coding sequence ATGAAGCTATTCAATGTATTATCGCTGCTGAACGTGCTCAAGCGGGCGCCGACAATCCTCGACTGGCTTGATCGGCATCGCTGGACGCATGTGGGGTTGATGTTGTTCTGTGGTGCGATTGTTACTGCCGGCGTTATCGCCCCTTGGTATGAGGTCGCCGCTCGCATGAGCGGGAGTTGGCCGCACCATAACTTTTTCCTCATTCAAAAGGGGCAGCCCGTAGGACGAGGGGATCTCGTGGCGTTCATCATGCGGCGGGACTACGTGGAACGCGTGCAGCCAGGCCATTTACACCGTGACTATGCGGACGTGGGGAATCGGTGGATGAAACGAATTGTTGGAGTGCCGGGTGACCATATCGTGATCAAAGAGGACGAGGTCTATATCAACGGGCAATCCGTGGGTCGTGGATTTGGGATCGATCGTTACGGGCAACGGATCGATTTAGCGTCACTTCCGGAAGTTATTCCGGAAGGGGAATACTATGTGGCGCTGCCACACCCGCGGTCGTTCGACTCTCGATACTATGGCCTAATTCGGAAGGCGGATATTCTCGGCACGGTGACACCACTCATCTAG